A part of Ziziphus jujuba cultivar Dongzao chromosome 8, ASM3175591v1 genomic DNA contains:
- the LOC107424540 gene encoding isocitrate dehydrogenase [NADP], translating into MAEFPKIRVVNPVVEMDGDEMTRVFWKSIKNKLIFPFLELDIKYFDLGLPHRDATNDRVTIESAEATLKYNVAIKCATITPDEARVKEFNLKQMWKSPNGTIRNILNGTVFREPIICRNVPRLVPGWTKPICIGRHAFGDQYRATDTIIKGPGKLELVYVPKGPEEKTEVEVFNFTGAGGVALSMYNTDESIHAFAEASMNTAYQKKWPLYLSTKNTILKKYDGRFKDIFQEVYETRWRSKFKAAGIWYEHRLIDDMVAYALKSEGGYVWACKNYDGDVQSDFLAQGFGSLGLMTSVLVCPDGKTIEAEAAHGTVTRHFRVHQKGGETSTNSIASIFAWSRGLAHRAKLDGNARLLDFTEKLESACVGTVESGRMTKDLALLIHGPKATRSHYLNTEEFIDAVAEELRVRLLRAAKL; encoded by the exons ATGGCGGAATTCCCGAAGATACGGGTGGTCAATCCCGTCGTTGAAATGGATG GAGATGAAATGACTCGAGTTTTTtggaaatcaataaaaaataag cttattttcccttttctggAGTTGGATATCAAGTACTTTGATCTTGGCCTCCCTCATCGTGATGCCACCAATGACAGAGTCACAATCGAAAGTGCTGAAGCTACTCTTAA GTATAATGTGGCTATAAAGTGTGCAACTATAACTCCAG ATGAAGCTCGTGTCAAGGAGTTTAATTTGAAACAAATGTGGAAGAGTCCAAATGGAACAATTCGGAATATATTAAATG GTACTGTTTTTAGGGAACCAATTATCTGCAGAAACGTTCCTCGCCTTGTCCCag GTTGGACTAAGCCAATATGCATTGGAAGGCATGCTTTTGGTGATCAATACCGAGCGACTGATACAATTATAAAAGGACCTGGAAAACTTGAATTGGTTTATG TACCAAAGGGACCAGAAGAGAAGACAGAGGTGGAGGTTTTCAATTTTACTGGTGCTGGAGGTGTAGCTTTGTCCATGTACAACACCGATGAG TCTATTCATGCTTTTGCTGAGGCTTCAATGAACACTGCATATCAGAAAAAGTGGCCACTGTATCTTAGCACTAAAAATACTATTCTTAAGAAATATGATGGAAG ATTCAAGGATATTTTCCAGGAAGTATACGAAACTCGATGGAGATCCAAGTTTAAAGCTGCAGGAATATG GTATGAACACCGTCTAATCGACGATATGGTTGCCTATGCTCTTAAAAGTGAAGGAGGTTATGTGTGGGCATGCAAAAATTATGATGGTGATGTCCAGAGTGACTTCTTAGCCCAAG GTTTTGGATCTTTGGGGTTGATGACATCAGTACTG GTGTGCCCAGATGGAAAGACCATTGAAGCTGAAGCAGCCCATGGCACAGTTACACGCCATTTCCGGGTTCACCAAAAGGGAGGGGAAACCAGCACGAACAGCATAGCATCGATCTTTGCGTGGTCACGAGGCCTGGCCCATAG GGCAAAGTTGGATGGCAATGCCAGACTGTTGGATTTTACTGAGAAACTGGAATCTGCCTGTGTCGGAACCGTTGAGTCTGGGAGGATGACCAAGGATCTAGCACTTCTTATTCATGGCCCCAA GGCTACTAGGTCTCACTATTTGAATACTGAAGAATTCATCGATGCTGTGGCTGAGGAGCTTAGAGTTCGATTGTTGCGCGCAGCAAAGTTGTAG
- the LOC107424548 gene encoding peroxynitrite isomerase Rv2717c isoform X3 — protein MEEKEGSSSSSSKGATAAVHPAVAPLSFLLGTWRGEGEGGYPTINSFSYAEELHFSHSGKKPVIAYSQKTWKLSSGEPMHAESGFWLPQPDGTLEVVIAQSTGLVEVQGTYNAEEKEIKLQSELVGNASKVKEISRSFQLNDGKLSYVVEMATNVSSLEPHLKASLKKL, from the exons ATGGAGGAGAAGGAGGGTTcgagtagtagtagtagtaaagGAGCAACAGCAGCTGTACACCCTGCAGTAGCACCGCTCTCGTTCCTGCTGGGCACATGGAGAGGCGAAGGAGAAGGAGGGTATCCCACCATTAACTCTTTCTCTTACGCAGAAGAGCTCCATTTCTCTCATTCTGGGAAG AAGCCCGTGATTGCTTATTCTCAAAAGACTTGGAAATTGAGCTCCGGAGAGCCTATGCACGCTGAGAGTGGCTTTTGGCTCCCTCAACCAGATGGCACTCTCGAAGTTGTGATTGCTCAAAGCACCGGTCTCGTTGAAGTTCAG GGGACATATAATGCTGAAGAGAAAGAGATCAAACTTCAAAGCGAACTTGTGGGGAATGCTTCTAAG GTGAAAGAAATAAGCCGGAGTTTTCAGTTGAATGACGGTAAATTGTCTTATGTGGTTGAGATGGCTACCAATGTTTCTAGTCTTGAGCCGCATCTGAAAGCCTCGCTCAAGAAACTCTAA
- the LOC107424548 gene encoding peroxynitrite isomerase Rv2717c isoform X1 has product MEEKEGSSSSSSKGATAAVHPAVAPLSFLLGTWRGEGEGGYPTINSFSYAEELHFSHSGKKPVIAYSQKTWKLSSGEPMHAESGFWLPQPDGTLEVVIAQSTGLVEVQKGTYNAEEKEIKLQSELVGNASKVKEISRSFQLNDGKLSYVVEMATNVSSLEPHLKASLKKL; this is encoded by the exons ATGGAGGAGAAGGAGGGTTcgagtagtagtagtagtaaagGAGCAACAGCAGCTGTACACCCTGCAGTAGCACCGCTCTCGTTCCTGCTGGGCACATGGAGAGGCGAAGGAGAAGGAGGGTATCCCACCATTAACTCTTTCTCTTACGCAGAAGAGCTCCATTTCTCTCATTCTGGGAAG AAGCCCGTGATTGCTTATTCTCAAAAGACTTGGAAATTGAGCTCCGGAGAGCCTATGCACGCTGAGAGTGGCTTTTGGCTCCCTCAACCAGATGGCACTCTCGAAGTTGTGATTGCTCAAAGCACCGGTCTCGTTGAAGTTCAG AAGGGGACATATAATGCTGAAGAGAAAGAGATCAAACTTCAAAGCGAACTTGTGGGGAATGCTTCTAAG GTGAAAGAAATAAGCCGGAGTTTTCAGTTGAATGACGGTAAATTGTCTTATGTGGTTGAGATGGCTACCAATGTTTCTAGTCTTGAGCCGCATCTGAAAGCCTCGCTCAAGAAACTCTAA
- the LOC107424533 gene encoding serine/threonine-protein kinase RHS3 → MSSKPVTSPDSFEMSHVSSEDTQSGPKKKESVAKNDANSDDYLPFDPRKADQIAKSNNNQTYTSLSGLQHVEPHNMDLISEGITDSATNHHPSPNPRVPSNSELPTISAGMPTIAGTTNSKSNDTRSINSFTNHGQGIGNSCLSDSLESSSAPLKPHTGGDVRWDAINMISKGSSLNLSHFRLLKRLGYGDIGSVYLVELRGTKAYFAMKVMDKASLASRNKLLRAQTEREILGLLDHPFLPTLYSYFETDKFCCIVMEFCSGGNLHSLRQKQPNKHFTEEAARFYASEILLALEYLHMLGIVYRDLKPENVLVRDEGHIMLSDFDLSLRCSVNPTLVKSSSIQVNHSGGSGSGGILDNEFAVHGCMQPSNFLPRILPSKKNRKSKSDFGLCVGGSLPELMAEPTNVRSMSFVGTHEYLAPEIIRGEGHGSAVDWWTFGIFLYELLHGTTPFKGSGNRATLFNVVGQPLRFPETPQVSFVARDLIRGLLVKEPHKRIAYKRGATEIKQHPFFEGVNWALVRSGIPPHVPEPVDFSQYASKEAAPANKKKTPEIKTTDKNNSTSDDSSYIDFEYF, encoded by the exons ATGTCTTCAAAGCCTGTCACAAGTCCGGACTCATTTGAG ATGAGCCATGTTTCATCAGAAGATACCCAATCTGGCCCGAAGAAAAAGGAATCTGTTGCCAAGAATGATGCCAATTCAGATGATTATCTGCCTTTTGATCCCAGAAAAGCAGATCAGATAGCAAAAAGTAATAACAATCAAACATATACCTCGCTGTCTGGACTCCAACATGTGGAACCCCATAATATGGATCTTATTTCTGAGGGCATTACTGATTCAGCTACTAATCATCACCCATCTCCTAACCCAAGGGTACCTTCAAATTCAGAACTCCCAACCATTTCAGCAGGAATGCCAACAATTGCAGGGACAACAAATTCAAAGTCAAATGATACTAGAAGTATTAATTCCTTCACTAACCATGGCCAAGGTATTGGCAACAGCTGTCTTAGTGACAGCCTAGAGAGCTCTAGTGCACCTCTCAAGCCACATACTGGTGGTGATGTACGGTGGGATGCCATTAATATGATTTCAAAAGGTTCCTCACTCAATCTTAGCCATTTCCGGCTTCTCAAGCGCCTTGGCTATGGAGATATAGGGAGTGTCTATCTTGTTGAACTAAGAGGTACTAAAGCCTATTTTGCTATGAAGGTCATGGACAAGGCCTCACTAGCTAGTAGAAACAAACTCCTGCGAGCACAGACAGAAAGGGAGATACTTGGACTTCTTGACCACCCGTTCTTGCCTACTCTTTATTCATACTTTGAAACAGATAAATTCTGCTGCATAGTTATGGAGTTTTGTAGTGGAGGTAATCTTCATTCTCTTCGGCAAAAACAACCTAACAAGCATTTTACTGAGGAAGCAGCACG GTTTTATGCATCAGAGATACTGTTAGCTCTCGAGTATCTGCACATGCTAGGCATTGTGTACAGGGATTTGAAACCAGAAAATGTCCTAGTACGAGATGAGGGTCATATCATGCTCTCGGATTTTGACTTATCACTCCGTTGCTCTGTTAATCCTACACTCGTCAAGTCCTCATCCATTCAAGTAAACCATTCTGGTGGTAGTGGTAGCGGTGGCATTTTAGATAATGAATTTGCAGTGCATGGTTGTATGCAGCCATCAAATTTTCTCCCACGCATTTTACCAAGCAAGAAGAATCGTAAATCTAAATCAGATTTTGGCCTTTGTGTTGGTGGTTCCCTGCCTGAACTGATGGCGGAGCCCACAAATGTGCGCTCAATGTCATTCGTTGGGACACATGAATATCTAGCCCCAGAGATTATTCGTGGTGAGGGTCATGGTAGTGCGGTGGATTGGTGGACATTCGGCATATTCTTATATGAGCTGTTGCATGGTACAACCCCCTTCAAGGGCTCAGGAAACCGTGCCACACTCTTCAATGTGGTAGGGCAGCCACTGAGATTCCCAGAGACACCGCAAGTGAGTTTTGTTGCACGTGATCTTATACGAGGACTTCTGGTGAAAGAACCACATAAGCGAATTGCATATAAGAGGGGTGCTACAGAAATCAAACAGCATCCATTTTTTGAAGGAGTGAACTGGGCTCTTGTGAGGAGTGGTATACCTCCACATGTACCTGAACCTGTAGACTTCTCACAGTATGCTAGCAAGGAGGCAGCCCCTGCAAACAAGAAGAAGACTCCAGAAATCAAAACAACTGATAAAAACAACTCTACTTCTGATGATTCTTCTTACATAGATTTTGAGTACTTTTAA
- the LOC107424548 gene encoding peroxynitrite isomerase Rv2717c isoform X2 — MEEKEGSSSSSSKGATAAVHPAVAPLSFLLGTWRGEGEGGYPTINSFSYAEELHFSHSGKPVIAYSQKTWKLSSGEPMHAESGFWLPQPDGTLEVVIAQSTGLVEVQKGTYNAEEKEIKLQSELVGNASKVKEISRSFQLNDGKLSYVVEMATNVSSLEPHLKASLKKL; from the exons ATGGAGGAGAAGGAGGGTTcgagtagtagtagtagtaaagGAGCAACAGCAGCTGTACACCCTGCAGTAGCACCGCTCTCGTTCCTGCTGGGCACATGGAGAGGCGAAGGAGAAGGAGGGTATCCCACCATTAACTCTTTCTCTTACGCAGAAGAGCTCCATTTCTCTCATTCTGGGAAG CCCGTGATTGCTTATTCTCAAAAGACTTGGAAATTGAGCTCCGGAGAGCCTATGCACGCTGAGAGTGGCTTTTGGCTCCCTCAACCAGATGGCACTCTCGAAGTTGTGATTGCTCAAAGCACCGGTCTCGTTGAAGTTCAG AAGGGGACATATAATGCTGAAGAGAAAGAGATCAAACTTCAAAGCGAACTTGTGGGGAATGCTTCTAAG GTGAAAGAAATAAGCCGGAGTTTTCAGTTGAATGACGGTAAATTGTCTTATGTGGTTGAGATGGCTACCAATGTTTCTAGTCTTGAGCCGCATCTGAAAGCCTCGCTCAAGAAACTCTAA
- the LOC107424480 gene encoding uncharacterized protein LOC107424480, translating to MSGAQGAQPKDSKTATVYESVGGGENRTRMELRSQQDEGGIQIDKFQDKVPDAAGKGGPVFGAGKDENKHDLGVTGTG from the coding sequence ATGTCAGGGGCGCAAGGAGCTCAACCAAAGGATTCAAAGACGGCGACTGTATACGAGTCGGTGGGAGGAGGAGAGAATAGGACGAGGATGGAGCTACGCAGCCAGCAGGATGAGGGGGGTATTCAGATCGATAAGTTCCAGGACAAGGTTCCCGATGCTGCTGGTAAAGGTGGCCCCGTCTTCGGTGCCGGCAAAGATGAGAATAAACACGATCTCGGTGTTACAGGCACCGGCTAG